One part of the Ursus arctos isolate Adak ecotype North America unplaced genomic scaffold, UrsArc2.0 scaffold_14, whole genome shotgun sequence genome encodes these proteins:
- the SPATA12 gene encoding LOW QUALITY PROTEIN: spermatogenesis-associated protein 12 (The sequence of the model RefSeq protein was modified relative to this genomic sequence to represent the inferred CDS: inserted 3 bases in 2 codons): MSSSALTHGSTLEKSGDTLGKKAMASSSLVPWPPETLEHPLNPQQILTXCQGLSSRWGAASVLPERTFAGALHQSGACRRHLKAPSSPDITXIDLLGRSLSPLPSLTQLNRTPERHSWQVIHHFPLTFLGQENGGSERACAIGQF; encoded by the exons atgtccagctctgccCTGACTCACGGGTCCACCTTGGAAAAGTCAGGAGACACCTTGGGAAAGAAGGCGATGGCCTCCTCCAGCCTTGTTCCGTGGCCACCAGAGACCCTGGAGCATCCACTTAACCCCCAACAAATCCTCAC GTGCCAGGGACTGAGCAGTCGGTGGGGAGCAGCCTCTGTCCTCCCGGAGCGGACATTCGCAGGGGCTCTACACCAAAGCGGGGCCTGTCGGAGACATTTAAAAGCACCCAGCTCTCCTGACATCA GAATCGATCTTCTGGGAAGATCCCTCTCCCCTCTACCTTCCCTGACACAACTGAACAGAACTCCGGAAAGACACAGTTGGCAAGTGATTCACCACTTCCCACTCACTTTTCTTGGTCAGGAAAATGGGGGTAGTGAGAGGGCCTGTGCCATAGGACAGTTCTAG